The Salegentibacter mishustinae genomic interval TTGAACCATCTTTTGCCGGCTGCTGATAAAATGCTTTCCCTGCATTTTTTTCTCTAAAAGGCTCTACCGCTTTTACTACTAATTCTGCCTCTGGTTTTGTTAGAAAAAGTTTATCCAGATCATCTTTCATTGTATTGATGATACTCCTGGCTTCTGTAAGGTATTTACTTCTCCCGGTAGAATCATTAGCATAATAGAACTGCTTGTCTTTGCGCATAAATTCGAAGAAATCCTGAAGGGTTCCTTTAAAACCAACCTTCTTTTTGATCTTTTCCATCTCAGCATGAATACGCGCAACTTCACTTAAACCAATCTCGTGAATTTGATTCGCCGAAAGATTAGTAGTGGTAGCTCTTTTTAAAGCATTCGCATAAAACTCTTCCCCTTTAGGAAACTTCCATGCCCCGGCATCGCTATTCGCACGTTTTTGCTGAGTTTCGAGAAACACAATTAAATTTTGATAGGCCGGCTTAACTTCTTCTGTAAGAGCAGTTTCGGCTTTTGAGATAAGTTCCTTCTTCTTTTTCTGAGAAATTTCTAAATCGTCTATTTTCGATTTAAAATCTTCCAGCAAGGCACTATTCTCTACAGATTTTCCAAAGGGTTTTCCCTTAATTACATTTCTGCTCGATTCCAGAACTCTATCAAACACAAATATTGGAGGCATAATGCCATTTTGTTCCCTTATTTTTAAATTCCCAATCACATCTTCCATCACCTTAGGTATTCCTTTTAACCTCGAAATATAGGCTTCTGCATCACTTATTGAATCTATGCGGTGCATGTTGATTAAAAAGGCTGGCAACTCGGCATGATAGCCAAACATTTGGTTTACCGGGTAATTGTAAAACCTAAAATCATAATCTTCTAATATATTTTCCTGCTTTTGGAGGTACAGATCATAACTTAATCGAGTTTCTTCATCCAGAGAGGAAGGATCTATTTTTTTTAGATCTCCCAGGCGTCTCTTGGCTTTATTGCGATCTTCAGCATACTTTAAATGAGAAAAATTGTCCCATTTGCCATAATTGGTTTTTTGCCCAAGACGGGTTTGCATCATAGGCGATTCTTCCACATCCTTTTGAAATTCTTCTTCAAAATACTCGTTCACTTCAGCCGAATGCTCCTTGATTTCTTCTTCGGAATAACTTTCACTTTGTTGATTACAGGAAAAAATAAATACCAGAAGACCTAAATAAAAGATTTTATGAATAAATCTGATGCGCATAAACTATTCTTTAATTACTGAAAATTCTATCGCAGAATCTCCAAAAACAGTGTGGGTTTGTTGCTGAAAATCTTCTTCCTCAGCTTTAAAAATATTAGGAACATAGGTTTGTGGATTCCTATCTATAAGTGGAAACCAGGTGCTTTGAACCTGAATTTGCAATTTATGACCTTTTTTAAAAGTATGGTTAATATCCTGAAGGGTAATATTTACCGAGGTTTTTTTATTAGGTTCAAATGGCTCGGGATTTTCGAAACTGTTTCTAAATCGGCCTCGCATCACTTCGCTACGCACCATCATATGGTAATTATCCATATCTAAATGCTCCATGGTTTCTTCATAATCTTCGGCATCTGGAGGGTAAACATCTATTACTTTTACTACCCAATCTGCAGCTGTTCCCGTAGTTGCTACATTTAAACGAGCTTCAATTTCTCCGGCTAGCTTCATATCTTCTTCCAAAACTTCCGTTTCAAAAACCAATACATCTGGTCTCCTGGCAGCAAAACGTTGGTCACCCGTCATATATTCCCTCGGAGTGAAAACTGCTTTAATTTCATTATTATACGAAACTGGTTTGGCAGGATCACTTACAAAGCTTTCCTCATTATCGGTAGCCTCATCGGTTAATTCCTGCTCATCTCCCAGGTAAAAAACCTTAGGCTCTGCTTCTTTTGGAGGCCAGGCTTCGTAAGAATTCCATTTTCTTGCACCGGTATCATAAACATAAGCTTCGGCAAGATCTAAATCACCTTCTCCGCCTTTCTTTAGAAAGTGATTAAAGAAAGTAGTTTCAACATTTCTCTGGTAATCTTCAGAAATATTATCTCCAAAATATACATTCCCTACGGCTTGTCTTTCGGTTTGTCTGGCCCAGTCACCGTGACTCCATGGTCCAAAAACCATTATATTATGGTTATCGCTGGTTTCTTCAATTTTTTTGTAGGTATTAAAAGGACCATAAAGATCTTCCGCATCAAACAATCCGCCCACCACCATTACGGCCGGTTTAATATCATCCAAATGCTGAATAATACCTCGAGACTGCCAAAATTCATCGTAATTAGGATGTTCTTTTAGCTGTTGCCAGAATATATTGTCTTCGCCATAATATTCATCCAGATTACTAAGAGGTCCCACATCTAAAAAGAATTGATATTGATCTTGTGTTCCAAGATCGGGTAAATCGTACCAGCTTTCTGTAGTGGGTCCGGTTTTGTCATATCCAAAAAGTGCTGTAGCTCTCCAGTAACTTAATAAATAAGCACCGTTGTGATGAAAATCGTCAAAAAAGAAATCGCCGATACCTGCTTGTGGTGAAGCAGCTTTTAAGGCCGGATGTGCATCTACCAGGGAAGCAACTGCATAATGACCTGGATAAGAAATACCCCAGGTTCCTACCCTACCATTATTGTTTTCTACATTATTAATAAGCCATTCAATGGTATCGTAGGTATCGCTCGACTCGTCGAATTCATCGTCTTTTTTATTAGGGATTATCGCCCGCATATTGTCATATTTCCCTTCACTCATCCAACGCCCACGAACATCCTGGTATACAACAATATTACCTTCTTTCATTAAATATTCGTTAGGTCCTATAAGCGAACGAAACTGATCTTCACCATAAGGCCTGGAGCTATATGGAGTTCGTTGCATAAGAATTGGATATTCTTTAGAAGTATCTTTTGGGGAATAAATAGTAGTGTGCAGCTTAGTGCCGTCGCGCATTGGGATATCTACTTCTGTTTTATCATAATGTTCTTTAACATCATATTCTTCCTGCGCAATAATTTGAACAGGTAAAAAACTCAAAAACAGAAAGATAACACTAAAACGGAATAATTTCATAGTTTAGGGAGATTTTAAGCCCCCTAAGATAGAAATTACACCGATAAACCTAAAAGAATTTTACTTGATAATCGAGTTTTAAATATCTCACGAATACTGACGTAATTTATTTCTCTGTTTCCTGAAACTTCGTAAGCCCCTCTTTTAACCAGTCCAGGTACTCTGAAGCCTTTGGGGTGTAACCCACCGGCTCATTAAGTAAATTCACCTGATTATCTAAAAGCACATAGAAAGGCTGTGAATTATTCTTAAAATTTAGGGTTTGGAAAGTAGCCCATTTATCCCCAATGGTTTTAATAGGTTTTATTCCGCCTTTTGGTTTCATATAATTGAATTGCGCTTCCTCCGGCAGTTCTTTCCTATCATCTACATAGAGGGAAATAAGTATATACTCTTCATTTAGCATCTCGAAAACCTCAGGTTCACTCCACACCTGTTCTTCCATTTTTCGACAATTAACACAAGCCCAACCTGTAAAATCGAGGATTATGGGTTTATTTTGTTCTCTTGCTGCTTCCAGACCTTTATCCCAGTCTTTATAAGCTTCAAGGCCTAATGGAGCTTCGGTGCCTTTCTCATAGATACTGTAAAATAATGGTGGTGGAAATCCACTAAGCAACTTAAGATTCGCCGCCGAAGTATTAGTTAAACCGGGAATTAAATAAAGTACAAAGAAGAAAGTAATAACGCCTGCGCCAAATCTGGCTTTACTAATTCTTTGTTTAGGACCATCGTGCGGAAAACGAATTTGACCAAATAAATAAGCCATAAGACCTAAACCAACCAGAATCCAAATTCCGAGGAAAATTTCACGTTTTAAAAGTCCCCAATGCTCCACAAGATCTGCGTTTGAAAGGAATTTAAAGGCCAGTCCTAATTCTATAAAACCTAAAGTGACTTTAACCGTATTTAGCCAACCTCCGCTTTTCGGTAAAGAATTAAGCCAGTTAGGAAATAAAGCGAAAAGCGCAAAAGGCAGTGCCAGAGCAAGACCAAAACCTCCCATTCCCATAGAAAGTTGCATCGCACCGCCATCGCTAGTAAGCGATCCACCAAGCAGTGATCCTAAAATAGGGCCGGTACAGGAAAAAGAAACTAGAGCCAAAGTAAGCGCCATAAAAAAGATACCTACAATACCACCTACACTTGAAGCTTTATCGTCCATCTTATTACTCCAGGAACTTGGCAAAGTGATCTCGTAATATCCAAAAAAGGAGAAAGCAAAAATGATAAAGATGACAAAGAAAATAATGTTCAGCGTTACATTGGTTGAAATATTATTGAGAATTTCAGGATTTACGCTGTCAAGCAGGTGAAAAGGTAAACTAAGTAAAAGATAAATAGCAAATATAAAAACACCATAAAGTATAGCATTCACCAGGCCTTTTTGCCGATTTTTAGCTCCTTTAGTAAAAAAGGAAACCGTTAGCGGAATCATTGGAAATACACAGGGAGTTAAGAGTGCGATTAAACCACCCACAAAACCTAGTAAGAAAATACTCAGGAAGTTATTGCCTTCTTTCTCTTCAGGCTCAAATTTTTCCATTCCTGAAACATTAATATTTAATGCTTCGGTAAGTTCTTTATCTTTTTCTGAAATTTCCAGGTCGGTAAAACCTTCGGTTATTTCATTGTCTTGAAGAGAAATATTAAAACGTTCGGTTTCCGGAGGCAAACATTTTTCATCATCACACACAGAGAAATAGATCTCAGCAATAATTCCAGGCTTACTTCCGGGTTGTACTTTAATTTGCTGGGTAAAAACTGCTTCGTCCTCAAAATAGGTAATATCGGCTTCAAAAACCTGATCATAGATAGGTTCTATATCTGGCTCTGTAGTTTCACCGATGAGCTCAAAATTTTCTTCAGCATTATTATAGGAGAAAGTCGTAGCGATAGGCGCAATATCAATATCTGCTTCTTTCTGCGAATATAAATGCCAGCCTTCTTCCAGGGTCGCCGTAAAAACCAGGTTAAATATGCTGTCGTTTTCCTTTTCTACAGAAGCTTCCCAGGTAATGGGGTCATCCATTTGGGAATCTTCGCTCCCGTCGTTAAAATATTGTGCCTGTAACTGGATAAATGGAATAAAAAATAAGAGCAGACTCGCCAGATATTTCATAAACTGAAAGTAATTTTTATTATTTTTTGATCAGATGAAGTTATCGAAAAACGCCTATCGGCCCGCTGATTGATCACCCAAACAATTTTTTCGCCAGAGCACAGCAACCAGCTGTTTTCTTTCTCGGGCAAAGATAATTTTTTGTCTTTAAAGAAGTCGCTTAACTTCTTTTTTCCTTTCATTCCAAAAGGATAAAAGATATCGCCTTGCTGCCATTTTCTAACTGTTAGTGGAAATTCCAGTTTTTCTGGGTTTATATAAATGCAGTTTGATCTTTTATCGTTTATTTCCTTTACTTCTGAAAATGAAAAAGTTCCCATAGGAAGCATCGCAAAATCTTCATTTTTGGCGATTTTATAGACTTTGTCTTCGGTTTTATCAATTTCTGTAAGCAATAAATAATCCCGATCTTTTATTAACCTGTGTGAGGTTGAAAAAACCATTTTCCCCGGTTGGGCATCTAATAAATGGTACACATCGTTCCATTCTGTAAAACCAAAAGACTTCAGCAATTGGTATAAAATTGCAGAACTATTGGGCACCTTTTTAAGGTAATTAATATCCAGGCTATAGCCGTACTCTGTTTTACCAATTATTTTTGGATAGAGTAAACTCAAATAATCCTCTATTAATTCTTCGTTTTCTTTTAAATGCGATTGGGTTTTTAGAAAAGTCTCTAAAAACTGCGGGTTTATTTCTTCTAAAACAGGCACGAGTTCGTGTCTTATTTTGTTCCGAAGATATTTTGTGGATGCATTGGTGCTATCTTCTCTCCACGAAATCTTATTTTCTTCGGCGTAAGCCAAAATTTCTTTTCGTGAAAAATTCAATAAAGGTCTTACAATGTAATTACTATCGGCATTTATCCCACTTAAGCCTTCCAAACCGGTGCCTCGTATGAGATTAATAAAAAAAGTCTCCAGGCTATCATTGGCGTGGTGCGCGGTTAAGATAAAATCAAATTGATGTTTTAGCCTTAGCTCTTCAAACCATTCATACCTAAGATCGCGTGCTGCCATTTGAATAGACATACTATTATCTTTAGCGTATTGCTCGGTATCAAAATTTTCTATAAAAAGCTCAACATTTAGTTTTTTTGCAAGGGCGGCAACAAAATCCTCATCGGCGTCACTTTCTTCATCCCTAAGGTTAAAATTACAGTGCGCCAAAGTAAAATCCAGTTTAGCTATTTTGCATAAATGTGCCAGCACTACACTGTCTACACCACCACTTACCGCAAGTAAAATTTTACTGTTAGAGAGGTAAGGAAACTGCGATTTGATCTCGTTTTTGAAAGCTTTTTCCATAGAAAACCAAAGATACGAAAAGCCTCTCCTAAATCATCCCCTAAAGGGAGGACTTTAAAACACCTTTTTGGCTAAGACTATTTGAAGCTCTTGAAAAATTTATTCTCTTTCGTTAAGGAAAGGGCTGGATGAGCTATTTTTTAAAGCCTGTCGCATTGCGGCTGCCTTTAGCAGGCATTCTTCATATTCTTTCTCTGGTTTCGAAGCGGCAGTAATCGCCCCACCTACCGAAAAAGACACATATTTTTTAACCGAATTATATAAAATACTGCGTATAACCACGTTAAAATCGAAATCGCCGTTTGGAGTAAAATAACCCACGGCGCCACTGTAGAGTCCGCGTTTTGTTTCTTCCAGTTCTTCGATAATTTTCATTGCTGAAATCTTTGGCGCACCCGTCATACTTCCCATAGGAAATGTGGCTCGCAATGCTTCTACCGGTGGAATGCCGTCATCAAGTTCAGCAGAAACGGTAGAAATCATTTGATGTACTTGTTTAAAGGAATAAACCTTGCAGAGTTCATCTACATTTACACTCGCTTTTTTCGCAATTTTAGAAAGATCGTTTCGCACCAGGTCTACGATCATCACGTTTTCCGATTGTTCTTTTGGATCATTAGATAGCTCCTCTGCAATTTCGATATCTTCTTCCGGATTTTGTGACCGTCTTGCAGTTCCCTTTATAGGCTGGGAAATTAATTTTGATCCTGATTTCTTTAAATAACGCTCTGGGGAAGCCGAAAGCAAATAATGTTCTTCCAGTTTGAGAAAAGTTGCAAATGGCGGGCCGGAGAGTTCGTTAAGATCCTGAAAAACTTTAAAAGGCTCAATCTCTCTATTTTCAGCAAAAAATTCCAGACAGAAATTTGCTTCATAAATATCGCCGCGCTGAATATAAGCGAGCATCTTTTCAACTTTTTGAAGATACTCCTCTTTAGATATTCGGGCTTGTATTTTTGATTCTGAGTTTTCAGTTTCCGGTTGCCTGATCTCAACTTTGTTTATTGGCAGATTTGAAATCTCGGTAAAATCTTCTTCAATTTCATCATCCAGCATTCTTAGATATCGCACTTCCAACTGGTCCCCTTTCAGTAGAAATAATTTTTGAGGCTGAAAAAAATAGAGATCCGGGAAATCCAATCCGTCGTATTTTTTAGAAGAAAGTCTTTCTACATCATTTTTAAGATCGTAAGACAGGTAACCGAAAATCCAGTCTTTGGTAGTTTGCTGATATTCCTGAAGCTTTGCAAAAGCCTGGTGAGAATCTGTTTTTATCGCGGTAAATGCACCCGCGGCAAGCAAAGCATCAAATTCGCCGTAATCCTGATGATAATTATTACTGTCTAGCCAGGCAATTTCTTCAAATTGCTTACTCCATTGCAAGAGTTGCTGTTTGAATTTTAATGGCTCTTTTAAAGTATACGTAGTTTTTGTGCGCACCTCGCTTATAATTTGGAGCCCAAAGGTAAAAACAATTTGACGTAGCGCCTATTTTAATTCTTCCACAATTTATCTCGAAAACTCTTTAAATCGGGATTTGCGAAATTTGGAAAAATTAGGTTGAAATCGTTCTTGTATTTCTGAGAAAAAAATCTTAATTATACAACATGCGCTTTTCTGCGCCATTTTATGATTAAGATCCAAATATTACCAATGTTTACAGATACTGAAAAACTTACTTTAGCCGATATAGAAAACCTTGATTTCACTACTGTTATCTGGGTAGTGGCCCCGCTTATGTTCTTTTTTGTTTTACTTGAATTTCTAATTGGAAGAAAAAAGTATAAAAATCTTTATTCGGGAAAAGATTTCCTGGCCTCTACAGCTATCGGGATTGGTAATTTAATCCTGAACGGGTTCATGAAAATAGGAGTATTTATGGTGTTCCTTTTCTTTTTTAATCTGGCGCCGTTTAAAATCCCACATACCTGGTGGTCTTATGTTTTATGTTTAATTTTATTGGATTTTAGCAGGTATTGGGCACATAGGTTTGCTCACGAACAACGTTTCTGGTGGTCAACACACGTGGTCCATCACTCCTCTGAACATTATAATTTATCAACTTCTTTTAGATTGTCCTGGACGCAGAATTTGAAGATCATCTTCTTTTTACCGGTAGTATTGTTGGGCTTTCACCCTTTGGTGTTCTTTATTGTGCATCAACTTGAGGTACTTTATCAATTCTGGATTCATACCGAATTGATAAAAAAATTACCAAAACCAATCGAATATATCTTTACTACGCCCTCGCATCACCGGGTACACCATTCGGTAAATGAAAGATATCTGGATAAAAATTATGGTTCTACGTTTATATTCTGGGATCGTATTTTTGGAACCTTCCAGGAAGAAGACGAAAAACCCCGTTATGGAATTACCAAACCGGTGAACTCTTACAATCCTTTTTTCCTTGTTTTCCACGAATGGATTGAAGTAGGCAAGGATATCTGGAAAGCTAAATCCTTGAAAGAAGCCTGGCTTATTTTATTCGGAAGCCCCGTAGATAAGCATAAAGCAGATATGGGAATTACTGGAAAAACCGAAACCGAATTAAGCAATTTAGGGAAGGCCAACGAAGAGTTTAGCCCTAAAGTAAAAAAAGCAAATTAATTTGATTGGCCGGATTCCAGTTGATGAGAAAAAGTAGTTAATACATCTTCTATCCCCATATCCAGTACTTCGTTTAGCACTTTCCCGTCCCTAAAATTATCATTAAAAGAAGGCAAACTGAAGCTTTCTATGATCGCGCCGCCAAATCTTGGTAAAATTCCCTTGGTATATTCTAAAGCTGATGCGGCACCACGCTTGCCGGGAGAAGTACTGATCAATAAAATCTTTTTCCCCTCAAGGAAATTACGGTCTAATCGCGAAAGCCAGTCGATTATATTTTTAAAGTAAGCTGAAACATTGCCATTATGCTCATTTACCGCAATTATTAAGGCCTCGTGTTCGTGGATGACCTTGTTAATTATTTTAGCGCTTACAGGAATACCCCTTTCCTTTTCCCTATCGACGCTATAAATAGGCAACTCATACTGGGTAAAATCCTGAACTTTCACTTCGTGCCCCTGTATGCGACTGGCCACGTGCGTTAATAGCTGAAAATTAATGGAAGTACTACTGTTGGAGCCAGCAAAGGCAAGGATTTTTTTCATCTAAACGATTTTTATCAAAAATACCGAAATAAATGAAATGATGTTGGAATGAAAGGTTTATTGAACAAAGTGTTTTCTATTTGTTTTACACTTTCTGTTTTCTACCTATTAAAAAATAAAGAATAGGTCCTAAAAGAGGCACTATTATTATACTGACAAACCAAATCAGCTTATTATTCTTTTCAAATTTGTTTCTAAGAATATCTACTAAAGATATAAGAAAGAGAACCGTATGCAACAGGATTATTGTTTGCCAAACCACAATGCTACTTTCTATTGCCGTTATTTCCATATTAATACTTATTTAAACTCAAATATAGCAAAAAAGAAATAGCACTTTTGAATTTCTAGTTATCAATAATATATAATACATATTTAATTTTATAAACGCTCATAAAATTTTAAACACCTACAATCCAATAATTTAGCTTAATTAATCCAACTAATTAATTTAAAATTGCCAGGAGCAATTTTAAATTAGAGTTTCACTAACTTTGCCAGTTCATAAAAACTTCATTTAGTGACTTTTCAGGATTTAAATATTACCACTCCCCTGCGCAATGCGCTGGAAGATATTGGCATTAACACGCCCACGCCCATTCAAGAAGAATCGTTTTCTACAATTATGTCTGGGAAAGATATGGTGGGAATCGCGCAAACCGGTACTGGGAAAACCTTTGCCTATATGCTTCCAATATTAAGAATGCTTAAATATTCGGAACAGAAAAATCCACGAGTATTGGTTTTGGTACCTACACGGGAACTTGTGGTACAGGTAGTTGAAGAAATTAAAAAATTAACCGCTTATATGAATGTTCGTATCGCCGGTATTTATGGAGGCGTAAATATGAACACGCAGCATCAATCTCTTTTACAGGGCCAGGATATTGTGGTAGCAACTCCGGGAAGATTGTACGATCTCGTGCTTAGGCGAGCGCTTCAATTAAAATCTATTCAGAAATTAGTAATAGATGAAGTAGATGTGATGTTAGACCTGGGCTTTAAATTTCAGATCAATAATATCTTTGAACTGCTTCCGCAGAACCGACAGAACATCATGTTTTCTGCTACAATCACTGAAAATGTTGAAAATCTAATAGAGGCTAATTTCAAAAGTCCGCAAACTATTTCTGTAGCTGCTAGCGGAACGCCACTTGATAATATTAAACAAACCGGTTATAAAATCCCAAACTTCTATACCAAAGTAAATTTGCTAAGGCATATTTTAGCCGATAAAGAAACCTACTCCAAGGTGTTGATCTTTGTGGCTTATAAAAGAATGGCCGACCGACTTTACACAGAATTAGAACAGTATTTCCAGGATGAATGCACAGTGATTCACTCCAATAAAACTCAAAATTATCGTTTGCGCAGTATCAAACAATTTGGCAGCGGATTTTGCCGAATATTAGTTGCAACCGATGTTATGGCGCGAGGTCTTGATATTGAATCGGTAAGCCACGTGATTAATTTTGATACGCCAAAATATCCTGAAAATTATATGCACCGAATTGGCCGTACCGGAAGGGCCGAAAAAGAAGGGAATTCAATATTAATGACTACGGAAGCTGAAATGGAATCGCTGGAGAAAATTGAAGCT includes:
- a CDS encoding DUF885 domain-containing protein, which produces MRIRFIHKIFYLGLLVFIFSCNQQSESYSEEEIKEHSAEVNEYFEEEFQKDVEESPMMQTRLGQKTNYGKWDNFSHLKYAEDRNKAKRRLGDLKKIDPSSLDEETRLSYDLYLQKQENILEDYDFRFYNYPVNQMFGYHAELPAFLINMHRIDSISDAEAYISRLKGIPKVMEDVIGNLKIREQNGIMPPIFVFDRVLESSRNVIKGKPFGKSVENSALLEDFKSKIDDLEISQKKKKELISKAETALTEEVKPAYQNLIVFLETQQKRANSDAGAWKFPKGEEFYANALKRATTTNLSANQIHEIGLSEVARIHAEMEKIKKKVGFKGTLQDFFEFMRKDKQFYYANDSTGRSKYLTEARSIINTMKDDLDKLFLTKPEAELVVKAVEPFREKNAGKAFYQQPAKDGSRPGTYYANLYDMSAMPTYQMEALAYHEGIPGHHMQIAIAQELEGIPQFRKFSFYTAYVEGWGLYSELLPKEIGYYKDPYSDFGRLAMELWRSCRLVVDTGIHAKKWTREEGIAYYKENTPNAESDCIKMVERHIVMPGQATAYKIGMNKILELRENAKEELGGDFDIREFHDVILLDGAVPLNILEEKVDNWVSEENI
- a CDS encoding CocE/NonD family hydrolase, with protein sequence MKLFRFSVIFLFLSFLPVQIIAQEEYDVKEHYDKTEVDIPMRDGTKLHTTIYSPKDTSKEYPILMQRTPYSSRPYGEDQFRSLIGPNEYLMKEGNIVVYQDVRGRWMSEGKYDNMRAIIPNKKDDEFDESSDTYDTIEWLINNVENNNGRVGTWGISYPGHYAVASLVDAHPALKAASPQAGIGDFFFDDFHHNGAYLLSYWRATALFGYDKTGPTTESWYDLPDLGTQDQYQFFLDVGPLSNLDEYYGEDNIFWQQLKEHPNYDEFWQSRGIIQHLDDIKPAVMVVGGLFDAEDLYGPFNTYKKIEETSDNHNIMVFGPWSHGDWARQTERQAVGNVYFGDNISEDYQRNVETTFFNHFLKKGGEGDLDLAEAYVYDTGARKWNSYEAWPPKEAEPKVFYLGDEQELTDEATDNEESFVSDPAKPVSYNNEIKAVFTPREYMTGDQRFAARRPDVLVFETEVLEEDMKLAGEIEARLNVATTGTAADWVVKVIDVYPPDAEDYEETMEHLDMDNYHMMVRSEVMRGRFRNSFENPEPFEPNKKTSVNITLQDINHTFKKGHKLQIQVQSTWFPLIDRNPQTYVPNIFKAEEEDFQQQTHTVFGDSAIEFSVIKE
- a CDS encoding protein-disulfide reductase DsbD family protein, coding for MKYLASLLLFFIPFIQLQAQYFNDGSEDSQMDDPITWEASVEKENDSIFNLVFTATLEEGWHLYSQKEADIDIAPIATTFSYNNAEENFELIGETTEPDIEPIYDQVFEADITYFEDEAVFTQQIKVQPGSKPGIIAEIYFSVCDDEKCLPPETERFNISLQDNEITEGFTDLEISEKDKELTEALNINVSGMEKFEPEEKEGNNFLSIFLLGFVGGLIALLTPCVFPMIPLTVSFFTKGAKNRQKGLVNAILYGVFIFAIYLLLSLPFHLLDSVNPEILNNISTNVTLNIIFFVIFIIFAFSFFGYYEITLPSSWSNKMDDKASSVGGIVGIFFMALTLALVSFSCTGPILGSLLGGSLTSDGGAMQLSMGMGGFGLALALPFALFALFPNWLNSLPKSGGWLNTVKVTLGFIELGLAFKFLSNADLVEHWGLLKREIFLGIWILVGLGLMAYLFGQIRFPHDGPKQRISKARFGAGVITFFFVLYLIPGLTNTSAANLKLLSGFPPPLFYSIYEKGTEAPLGLEAYKDWDKGLEAAREQNKPIILDFTGWACVNCRKMEEQVWSEPEVFEMLNEEYILISLYVDDRKELPEEAQFNYMKPKGGIKPIKTIGDKWATFQTLNFKNNSQPFYVLLDNQVNLLNEPVGYTPKASEYLDWLKEGLTKFQETEK
- the tilS gene encoding tRNA lysidine(34) synthetase TilS, which codes for MEKAFKNEIKSQFPYLSNSKILLAVSGGVDSVVLAHLCKIAKLDFTLAHCNFNLRDEESDADEDFVAALAKKLNVELFIENFDTEQYAKDNSMSIQMAARDLRYEWFEELRLKHQFDFILTAHHANDSLETFFINLIRGTGLEGLSGINADSNYIVRPLLNFSRKEILAYAEENKISWREDSTNASTKYLRNKIRHELVPVLEEINPQFLETFLKTQSHLKENEELIEDYLSLLYPKIIGKTEYGYSLDINYLKKVPNSSAILYQLLKSFGFTEWNDVYHLLDAQPGKMVFSTSHRLIKDRDYLLLTEIDKTEDKVYKIAKNEDFAMLPMGTFSFSEVKEINDKRSNCIYINPEKLEFPLTVRKWQQGDIFYPFGMKGKKKLSDFFKDKKLSLPEKENSWLLCSGEKIVWVINQRADRRFSITSSDQKIIKITFSL
- the pabB gene encoding aminodeoxychorismate synthase component I — its product is MRTKTTYTLKEPLKFKQQLLQWSKQFEEIAWLDSNNYHQDYGEFDALLAAGAFTAIKTDSHQAFAKLQEYQQTTKDWIFGYLSYDLKNDVERLSSKKYDGLDFPDLYFFQPQKLFLLKGDQLEVRYLRMLDDEIEEDFTEISNLPINKVEIRQPETENSESKIQARISKEEYLQKVEKMLAYIQRGDIYEANFCLEFFAENREIEPFKVFQDLNELSGPPFATFLKLEEHYLLSASPERYLKKSGSKLISQPIKGTARRSQNPEEDIEIAEELSNDPKEQSENVMIVDLVRNDLSKIAKKASVNVDELCKVYSFKQVHQMISTVSAELDDGIPPVEALRATFPMGSMTGAPKISAMKIIEELEETKRGLYSGAVGYFTPNGDFDFNVVIRSILYNSVKKYVSFSVGGAITAASKPEKEYEECLLKAAAMRQALKNSSSSPFLNERE
- a CDS encoding sterol desaturase family protein — its product is MFTDTEKLTLADIENLDFTTVIWVVAPLMFFFVLLEFLIGRKKYKNLYSGKDFLASTAIGIGNLILNGFMKIGVFMVFLFFFNLAPFKIPHTWWSYVLCLILLDFSRYWAHRFAHEQRFWWSTHVVHHSSEHYNLSTSFRLSWTQNLKIIFFLPVVLLGFHPLVFFIVHQLEVLYQFWIHTELIKKLPKPIEYIFTTPSHHRVHHSVNERYLDKNYGSTFIFWDRIFGTFQEEDEKPRYGITKPVNSYNPFFLVFHEWIEVGKDIWKAKSLKEAWLILFGSPVDKHKADMGITGKTETELSNLGKANEEFSPKVKKAN
- a CDS encoding NADPH-dependent FMN reductase, with translation MKKILAFAGSNSSTSINFQLLTHVASRIQGHEVKVQDFTQYELPIYSVDREKERGIPVSAKIINKVIHEHEALIIAVNEHNGNVSAYFKNIIDWLSRLDRNFLEGKKILLISTSPGKRGAASALEYTKGILPRFGGAIIESFSLPSFNDNFRDGKVLNEVLDMGIEDVLTTFSHQLESGQSN
- a CDS encoding PLD nuclease N-terminal domain-containing protein, with product MEITAIESSIVVWQTIILLHTVLFLISLVDILRNKFEKNNKLIWFVSIIIVPLLGPILYFLIGRKQKV
- a CDS encoding DEAD/DEAH box helicase, giving the protein MTFQDLNITTPLRNALEDIGINTPTPIQEESFSTIMSGKDMVGIAQTGTGKTFAYMLPILRMLKYSEQKNPRVLVLVPTRELVVQVVEEIKKLTAYMNVRIAGIYGGVNMNTQHQSLLQGQDIVVATPGRLYDLVLRRALQLKSIQKLVIDEVDVMLDLGFKFQINNIFELLPQNRQNIMFSATITENVENLIEANFKSPQTISVAASGTPLDNIKQTGYKIPNFYTKVNLLRHILADKETYSKVLIFVAYKRMADRLYTELEQYFQDECTVIHSNKTQNYRLRSIKQFGSGFCRILVATDVMARGLDIESVSHVINFDTPKYPENYMHRIGRTGRAEKEGNSILMTTEAEMESLEKIEALMKMQVPQEELPAEIEISSELIPEEQPKVFEINNPGKNKEENAPGPAFHEKKEKNRKENLGGSYRREIAKKYKKPKTRGDKNANRRKKK